The Apium graveolens cultivar Ventura unplaced genomic scaffold, ASM990537v1 ctg7000, whole genome shotgun sequence genome segment TTCCTCATCTGCTGTTCAGCTCCAGGCATATTGTGATAGTGATTGGGCTAGTTTCCCAACCACTCGTAATCTACCACTGGGTACTGTATTTTGCTTGGAGACCCTCCTATTTCCTGGAAATAAGAAATAATTTGTGGTTTCTCGGTCCACAGCAGAGGCGGAGTATCGTGCTATGGCCATGACTATTTGTGAGGTGACTTGGCTTCGTGCCTTACTTCTAGATATGGGGTTACTCAATTGCCTCCAACTGTGCTCCATTGTGACAACCAGGCTGCTATCTCAATTGCTGCTAATCCCATATTTCATGAACGGACGAAACACATCGAGGTGGATTGTCAATTTATTCGGGATAAGCTAAAGTCTGGTTCTATGTGCACTCAACGTGTTCCATCTCATGCTCAATTGGCAGATATTTTAACTAAAGTGTTACCAGTCAAGCCTTACACAAGCTTGGTGCCTCTGGATCTTCTATGGCATCTCCCTCGGCTTAGCTTGCGGGGAATGATGTGGAGTATTTTGCTTAAAGGATATCTTGGTCATTTTATAATATTCTGTTAGTAAGATAGAGAGTTTATACATGCTTCATCAGTCCATAAAATCCAATCTTAGTACATTGAATTGCCAAACAAGGTAAAGATGAATTTGGCAACAAAATGAACAGTCGTCTACCAAAATTTTCAACATAAGACTATGATTTATAGGGAAACAACAAAAACTGGATTCATCTGTCCATCTCTTTGAGAAATCCTACTGGTGTAGCAAGTTTATTCTGGATTTCTGGTACATCTGTACATGATAATTGGTAAGTGCACTTTGACCACCAAGATCAGTAGATCTATCATCATATTCATCTGGAATTTCAGTGTATCTATGCACAAGAACGATGTACTGGTTAAGTCTGGTTACTTGACCAAATCACATTTGATCGCAGTAGACAAATATTTTGGTACACAAAGTTAAACAAGACTGCTCATgatcaagaacgtgtaattatTGAAATGTCCAAGTTCACATTGAATTGTCTGTTAGCTAATTGTCATGATTAACACCTTGAGTCCATGATTGCTAGTGAATGTTTTCGATATATGATCCAATCAAGACCCTCCACAAAATCCTCAACGTTTTGGGAGAGCTCGACTTCAAACCTCTTAACAATATATAGTCAAAAATTTCAAAGCAAGTGAGGGATTATATCATTAGTTGTTCAAGTACTGCATTATAATTGTATACTGGCTATAAACAGCAGAATTACTTGTGGATCTTTTATTTTCTAACTCTTATCTCCTACAAGATATTTAAGAAACTAGATTAAAAGGGGGGATGTGAAATTACATGTAACGGGTGCCTTGGGCTTTGTTGATTGTAAAAGAACAAAAAACATGCATGTGTTTAACAGTGTGCATGCAGACTCTTCTTTGGATATAATATTTCAGTAATGCATCAAACAAGAGGCTCTTCTGATTTTAATTCTTGCAATGCAACTTCAGGGCCAGAGGTGGTGTCTTTGCTTGCTGTTTTATACTTGTACCACTTGCCACACATTATGAAGTAAGCCAAATTCAAAGCTTCCAAAGTCACAATAATGTAGTAAAAATAATCTAATCTTCCTTCATTAAGATCTTCTGCTAACCACCCTTTTCTCCATTACCTTCTGTCAATCTCTGAACCATTGTTTGCATAAAACTACTCAAGTAACTCGATGCAGCAGATGCACAGAAGAGACATGATGTAGCTATACTCTTCATGTTCTCAGGGCTTTGCTTGTAAAAAAGCTCGTTTTGTCCTATCATAAAAAATCCTTCGGAAAGTCCTGCTACAATTAATTGTGGTATGAACCAAAAGGCAGACATTGAAGAAATTTCCCCTTTTCTTGGTTCAATTCCTAATGTCGGTCTAGTCAGAGCCCATGTTCTTCTTTTGGATTCGATTAAGGCTGATACAAATAGACTTAGGCTAGATAAAACGATTCCAATGCCCATTCTTTGAAGCACAGTGATACCACCTTCTTTTCCAGTTAATTTTCTGAGCAAAGGAACAATGACTCTGTCATAAATAGGGATCCAGATAGTGAGTGTTACCATGGTAAATACAATATATGTTGCTGCTGGAATCCTGAATGTACTGCTTTTGATGAGGCGTCTATCGGATTGAAGAGCTTGAAAGACCAAATAGTTGTTTTGTTGGATAAATGCTACATGGTATACAAGGATGGCAAACCATATTGGAACCAATCTTAGCAAGCATTTCACTTCTTCCACTTGCTGGATAGTGCAAAGTCTCCATGGATCCACTGCTGATCCGTCCATCTTTAGATCGTCTTCTAGAGTTCTAATTGCTGCTTTGTCCAGAAACCTGGACGGTTAAGTTCAGTTTGTCAAGGAAAAGCATCAGCAATCAGAAAGTATCTAATACATGGTCTAATAGAATGAGTGTGAAAAGTAGTCATTTTAGACAACTGGAGGACATCAATACATGAATCAAGATAGTGATATTCAAAGGAGTTACTCATCTTTTGGTCTTTACCTGAATTGATCAGTGGATGAACTTTAAGTTGGTAGATTTTTTTGGTACATAGTCAAAAAGCGAAAGCCATGGTTGCTCCGGTGACTTCAATCCCCTCTTCTTGATAGCAGCCGCAAAGACTTGCACCACGCCTAGCAAAGGACTACCTTGTGGCAATACTATGACATATATTTTGGTACCGATAAAGAAGAATACACATGAAAAGAACATAAGGAGGGTTGGAATTCCTAATCCGATAGACCAGCTAATATTGGACTGCACATACACTATGATCGTCAGGGACACCATTACTGCGAAAGTATAGGTAAAGTAGTACCAGTTAAAGAAACTATTGATGCCTTTTCTTCCAGAGTCGGTGTTGGGATTAAACTGATCTGCGCCAAAGGCTAAGTTACAGGGTCGTATGCCAGAACCTCCAACAACTAGAAGCGCAAAAGAGCTCAACAGAAAAGCCATTTGCCCTGTTGTTGGTCCTTGGCATATGCTTGTCACTTCTTTCCCACAGCTTGGTGGATGAAGCTTTGAAATTGCTGCTGTTAGAGTTAGTAAAAGCATGCCCTGCATGTTTGACATACTACTTTAGCTTTTTAATCCATATCATCAACTGATATATAACAAATCATTTCTTGTTACTGATTTACACTAAACAACATGAATTATTACTGAAGAAATATTTGTACCGTGAAAGAAGATATGGAGGCGAATCCAAGCGTTTTGTAACGACCAAAATAAGTGTCTGAGAGGAAAGCTCCTATGATGGTACCAAAATTACAAGTTCCCTGGAAAATATTGTTGAGATTTGTTGCAGTTATGGTCTTCATATGAAAGACAGAAGTGAGATACACTAGGAAGTTAGATGAAGTCCCAATTGTTCCCAGCTTCTCAAATGTCTCATTTCCTGCAAATCAAATTCAAAAcagaaaacaaaaacaaattgtCAAATCCAGTGCAACTGAAGTAGAAATAAGATATAGTTGCAATTTCAAACAAAATTAAATAACATAAGCTTTTTGAGTGTCAGTATACGTTACCTACGATATAAGGCATGGCCTTAATTCCTCTGTAGTTAGGTTCGCTGTCCATAGTGTCTGTGTCATCTTTCTGCGATTTGGAGATTACTCTCGAGGTTTTGTCCATCTTCTTGCTTCTACAAGTTGGAGTACCCTGTGACTGTTTTATGCTTGAAACATATATCCTTCAAGAGGTTTGCATGTTAATTTATACTCATTCCAGCACTGCACTACCCAAGTCAGTTCAAAGATTAGTACCTCTGGTCCTCCACGGCTCTGTTATTacaaaaataaaattcaaaatacTCGCGTAGTCATATTTAAGACACTGTTTTCCAAAAATGAGGGAGGAAACAAGTAATCTACTAGTATATAACATGTAGATTGTGAAACATAAAGACTCGTGAGTAAGATTACATATTTCATCTTTGACTGGGAATGTTCAATTAAATAAAATTCTTCATTTACCGATCTCCCCCAACGTCTACGTGTTAGGAAAGGGACTTAGCATGCATTCTAGCGCTTATGTTTCCCTCACTCAACACCCGTTTTCAGATTTGAAGAGTGAACCACTAGGAGCCGAGCAATGAGCAATTCGGACCAGCTCTCTCAGCACGTTAAGGTGCTAGAAAGACCTGTATTACGCTTAAGTTTATGCCTAAGTGTTAATGATAACTACATGATCCTACTGGGGCCTTGCTCTAATACCTcaaggttttagatgagctggttactcaacagtTAATAAAATGGATGGTCCCTAAATCTAATCTTACTACATTGAGTTACTGACTAAGGTAAAGATAAATTTGGTAACAACCTTGAACAATTTGTCTACCAAGTGCATCAATCTGTGACTATGATCTATAGGAAAACAACAAACATTAGAAATCAAATATATACGGGTTCACACTAGACAGGTAAATTTGTCGCAACTCGCAACATTAGTATATAATAGCTACAGCCTACAGGCACCATAGGTCCATCTCTTTGACAAATACTGCTGGTGTAGATACGCACCCACACGTTTAGTCTGGTACACCAGTACATGACAAATCCTATTGAAATGTGGGGGCTAATTTGCCAAGTGCACTGTGACCACCAAGTAGATCAGTGAATCTATCAGCATCTGGAGTTTAAACAAGAATAATGGACTGCTAAATCTGGTTACTTAACCAAATCACATTTATTTTGGTAGAAAAAGTTGAATAAGAGTGCACATGATAAAGATTATGTAATAATTGAAATGTCCAAGTTCACATTGAATTGGCTGTTAGCGAATTGTTATGATTGACACCTTGAGTCCATGATTGTGAGCAAATGTTATTGATATATAATCTGATCAAGGCCCTCCACAAAATCCTTGATATTTTAGGAGAGTGTTAACATGGCATGAGACTGTTAAGGTTTAGCTCGATTTTGAACCTTCTTGCTCCCAGTATCGTCAAAATGATCCAGTTATTAGTCGTTCTGGTACTGCCTAATAGTTGTAGAATGGCTAGCAACGGCACAGTTACTCAAGGAATTGCTATCTTTTGACTTCCAAATCTTATTTTTCGATCTTTCTCTTGGCCTCTTTGCATCACTCAGTCTAAATTTTATACAGTTTGTTAATTTTTCTGGTTGTAAACCAGTGTTTGATTATACTCCTAGATTAAGATATTACAAACGTAGTTAACCAACTTGAATATTCAGGGGTTAAATTGTCACGTTGCTCAAGTCGATGAGCAAGAATATCAAGAATATtaacaaaaaagaaaaagaaaacaagaCAAAATCTAGTACCCCGAGTATGTTGGATATTTTATGATCGAACTCCAGAATAATCACAGAGCTCTTTTTTTTGatacagagggggggggggggtgggATGCGGAATGAAGCTGAGTTCATTTCAACATTGTGGATACGCTTTTACCACTAGGCTATCACCTTACGCTCAAGAGAACCTTATGCAGATTGTTCTATATTGTTGAAACTTTAGTTTAATTAGTCAAACAGCGGACTTATTAAGTTTCAAGTTCTCCATTGCAACTTCATGGCCATTGTTGTCAGCAGTTTCCTTGTACCTGTACCACTTGGCTACCACTAGAAAGTATCCTAAATTTAATAATTCTAAACCTGCAATGAAGTAGTAATAATTATCCAATCTTCCCTTGTTCAGATCTTCTGACAACCAATTTTCTCCAGCTGAATTTCTTGTAATTCTGTGGACAACTGTTATCAAGAAACTACTTACGTAACTTGATATGGCGGTGCCACAAGCAAAGAAAGATCCCCCAAAGCTTCTCATATTTTCTGGGAATTGTTTGTAGAAAAATTCTACTAGCCCAACAACTGTAAATGCCTCTGAAAGTCCTACAATTGCCAACTGAGGCACCAACCAGTAACCTGAAAAGGAAGATATTGCCCCTTTTCGTGCTAATCCCAGTGTTGGCTTTGTTAATGCAATGGTTCTCCTTTCTTTTTCCACCAGGCCTGATACTAGCATGGCAATTACAGAGATAACCAGGCCAATGCCAACTTTTTGGAGGATCGTAATACCTGTTTCTTTCTTTGTTATTTTTCGGAGAAATGGAACTATCAATCTGTCATAGATAGGTATCCAGATAGTGAGGCATAACATCTGAAATACTGTGTAGGATGCTGCTGGAATTTCAAAACTTCCAATGCCGGAACGTCTATCAGATTGAAGGGCTTGGAACACTCCATAGGTATGCTGTTGGACTATAGCAATATAGTAGATCATTCCTGCAACCCAGATGGGAAGTACTCTCACGATGCATTTAACTTCCTCCACCTTCTGCATACTGCAAAGCCTCCACGAATCCACTGCTGATCCATCAGAATTTAGCTCGTCTTCTTTTGTTATGAGTGCTGCTTTGTTAAGAAATCTGAGACCAACATAACATGGTATTAATTGTCAAGTTGCCAGGAAACTTAAATTGTTACAAGACACACTTTTTTCTGCTGCAGTAATAAGGTAGCAAATATATACAATAGAATTTTAGACAGTGTCACCAACAATTATAAGATAACTTCTTATGAAATAGATGGAGAGTAACTGGTACCCGAATTGTTCTGTAAAGGGAAGCTTTGAGTTGATCGAATTAGCAGGCATAAAAGTACACATGGAGAGCCAGGGTTGGCCAGGCAATTCCAGTTTTCGCTTCTTGATTGCTGCTACAACAACTTGAGCAACGCTCGTAAGAGGACTACCTTCAGGTTTAACTTTGACATAGATTCTCGTACCAATGAAGAAGAATGCACATGATAAAAACATAAGAAATGTTGGGATTCCTAAGCCTATTCCCCAGTTGACTTCTGATTGCACGTAGACAATGATTGTGATGGATACCATCATAGCAAAGGTGAAGGTAAAATAATACCAATTAAAGAAACTATTGATTCCTTTTCTTCCAGATTCTGTATTAGGATTGAACTGGTCCGCTCCAAAAGCTAAGTTACAAGGCCTTATACCACTAGCTCCAATTATTAATAGCACGAAACTACTGAACAGAAAAACAAGTTGCCATGCTGTTGGCCCGGAGCATATGCTACCAGCTTCTTTACCACATTCAGGCGGATGAAGTGTTGATACTGCAGCTGTTAATGTGAGCACAAGCATTCCCTGTCATGTCAAAAACATTATGAATAAATTTTAGCTGTTAGATGAACAATTCTCTGGGAAACCGCTGATATTATATCTTTAACAATGAGTAACTACGTTTATTTACCACGAAAGACGAAATGGAAGCGAAACCTAGTGTTTTATAGCGTCCAAAATAAGTGTCACACAAGAAAGCTCCGAACAGAGTACCAAAGTTGCAAGTGCCATTGAAAACATTAATGACATTAGTTGCTGTAATAGATTTCATGTTGAAGACAGTAGTGAGGTAAACTAACAGATTTGACGAGGTTCCGATTGTCCCTAGCTTTTCAAATGCTTCATTTCCTGCCAAAACAAACAAATATTCACCAAACTCTATAGTCTACAAATTTACACACATATTAAATGTTATAAAAATCTGTCAACTCGGACGAGTACTCCGAAATTCAGACGAGTAGCCGAATTTCAACTACACAACCGAGTAAAACCGATTTCCGATTTTTATAACTTGCACATGGTTTAGCAGGTGTTGAAGTTGTACCTATAACAAAGGGCATGGCTCTGACTCCTCTGTAATTTGGCTCTTCTTTGGTGGTAACAGCTTTCTCATTTTCATTCAATGTTGCCATTTTTTGCTTGATAGTTGTGTAGTTGTGGTTACAGTTTGAAAGATGTTATTGGGTTAATGCAAGTGCAAAACAGATGATAAGAGAGAGATGTGTATTTATAGATGAGAGGTCCAAAACGTATGAGTTCTTGTTCCTGGTTAGTGCAGACATGTATCATTCATCATGGTGGGACATGTAAATATAATTGCTCGCGGACTCCACCGTTTTGGAACTTGTTAGTGAAAAGCATACTACTGTAACAGAATGCACTATGCAGTGTTATCAACAGAAACTTTTCATTTCTTGTTCTCTGTCTACCAAGAATTCATGATATACTTTTCATTTCTTGTTCTCTGTCTACCAAAAATTCATGAAATTTTAAAATGTTTAATTGAAAAATAGAATTAACATTAGAGTTGAAATTCTATTTTATGCCCATAATATACTTTTTGATTTTAAATCATGGTAATGATTATCATCATTTTAGTTTTAGCAGTGAGCTTGTGATTAATAAAATTTTCTAGGTTTGCATGATAATCTCAAAACTTTATTCTCATAAAATTTTGTTCACATATTTAACTAACTTCAACAATGTGATCTATCAtcactatatatatattatagtttTATACTCGTGCAAAAAtgatttatatttattatatgcTGTATATACatttttttgaaatttattattttatctgTCAATTCACTAATGGTACTTATTTTTCTAGGAGCGGGCTGATGGGGATGGTACTTAATTGGATCTTGTTAATCcaattttttaacattttttgcataaaattaattttctactaattttaaaattattaaatatatttctTTACTGTAACTTTAGTATAATATATCTTCAAACCTTACTCGCAATTTCCACAATGAAATGCACAAATTGAAATTATTTAATTTACTTAAAATTTATAActattaatattaattctaaaatGATGAATATATCCTGACAGACCATCTTTACCTTACACcaattatattaaatataaataatatttattattatagaTTCTCTTTATCATTAAACGACAATATATAGTAGAGAGAGAAATAGGGtgtgtaataataataataataataataataataataataataataataatatatctGAATTATAAGAATGGAGGGAAAAAAAGGAAATGTCAAAAAAGATGTAacaataattttttattattaaaattgaaataAGAATTATCACAATAACCTTAAAATTAA includes the following:
- the LOC141703699 gene encoding protein NRT1/ PTR FAMILY 2.11-like: MATLNENEKAVTTKEEPNYRGVRAMPFVIGNEAFEKLGTIGTSSNLLVYLTTVFNMKSITATNVINVFNGTCNFGTLFGAFLCDTYFGRYKTLGFASISSFVGMLVLTLTAAVSTLHPPECGKEAGSICSGPTAWQLVFLFSSFVLLIIGASGIRPCNLAFGADQFNPNTESGRKGINSFFNWYYFTFTFAMMVSITIIVYVQSEVNWGIGLGIPTFLMFLSCAFFFIGTRIYVKVKPEGSPLTSVAQVVVAAIKKRKLELPGQPWLSMCTFMPANSINSKLPFTEQFGFLNKAALITKEDELNSDGSAVDSWRLCSMQKVEEVKCIVRVLPIWVAGMIYYIAIVQQHTYGVFQALQSDRRSGIGSFEIPAASYTVFQMLCLTIWIPIYDRLIVPFLRKITKKETGITILQKVGIGLVISVIAMLVSGLVEKERRTIALTKPTLGLARKGAISSFSGYWLVPQLAIVGLSEAFTVVGLVEFFYKQFPENMRSFGGSFFACGTAISSYVSSFLITVVHRITRNSAGENWLSEDLNKGRLDNYYYFIAGLELLNLGYFLVVAKWYRYKETADNNGHEVAMENLKLNKSAV